The Diceros bicornis minor isolate mBicDic1 chromosome 26, mDicBic1.mat.cur, whole genome shotgun sequence sequence GCACCCCATGGGATGGGGCGCtctgcgaacctggggccgccgcagaACAGGACACTTGGCCGGGGTGGGTGGGGGCATGGCCCAGGTGCCCAGCTCGTCCACGGGACCCTGCTTGGAAGGGCACGAGGGAAGACCAAGGGGAGCGGGGGCTGCGAGCTGGCTGCCTGAGAAGCCAGGCAGGGCGACGGGCTCCCACTCCACCCACCCTCAATGCTGCTCTGCTCTCAGAGACTGACAGTATCAAACAGGAAGTTACGAAAGGTCTGTACGATAAAatgtgtatataattttatatatatatatatatatatatatacttttctctctcttttaaatatttcccCATGGTCCTTATTGACATCCAATGTGGATTACCTACCATGGCTATGGGATCAACAGCTTTTTGTTACACACTGGGGCTTTTTGTTACACACTGGGCTGTGTAAGGATCCAGCGCCCCAGACCCTGTGCCTCCTCGCAGGACAGGGACAAGGCCGTGTGGCAATGCTGCTGGAGAGCCCCAGACGCTTTCTGTCCACTCCTTGCAGGAGACAGAAGCTGGACACAGCCCCTGGGGCCGTCTGTCCTCCCCTGATCCTGGCACGGCTGACACCTGCTTGCTGGGGGTCTCCCTGGGTGGTGGGGGGCAGGCCAAGAGGAAACCAGGAGCTGGAGCCCAGTGGCTTCCGGCCTGCGATAGGACTCGGGGCTCAGGGCCGTGGCCCCCGCATCTTCCAGGAGGGGCAGTCCGTGCCCGGCCCACGTGGGGAGCCCCTGTGGTAGCTCTCAGGGAACGGAAGCACAGGAAAGGTCACTGAGGTCATCAGTGGCTCCAAGCCCCAGAAAGGGCAGGTGAAGGTTCCAGGCAACAATTAAGCACCAATGTCGCAGAGCCCCCTCGTCTTCTCTGTGCCGACACACCATCCAGGTGCTTCCAGGGGGCTGGTCCACGTGGACTTCCTGGCCCAGTGCCTGCcaccttccccccacccctgccgCCCACCACCATCACGACCCCCTCGTCTTCTGACCCACCTGTCTCCCTGCTCTCCCAACTCCTCCAGCAGTGGGAACCACCAGCAGCCAGGCCCCATCCAGCTCCACGGCCGCTCCTGAGGCCTTCCCAACTCCCCCTGTTCCACGAAGAACCTGCTCCCCTtccacctcccagcccccaggACCCATCGCCCCCTTCCCACGCTGGGGCGCCACCTTCCCTGGCTCTGTGGGGCAGGAGCAGGGTGGGCTGGCTCCCCCAGCCCGGCGGTTCCTCACTGGGGACCTCCCTCCGGTCACCCCAACACAGAGCGAAAACTCACAACACTCGTGTGACTCTCTGCCACCTGTACCCACAGGCCCCCCGTGACCACCCGCAACGAGCTGCTCCTCCAAGGCCCCCGGTGCTGCAGGTGCTCTGGTGTGACAGCAGGCAGGCCCCTTTGCACATGTGCACCCACACACCCACTCAAGCGGCCCACCCTCCATCCGCCTCATAGGGTACAGGTCTCGGGCTAAGGCTAAAGCAGGGTCACGGTGCATGTCGACCCCAGGACTCAGTCAGGGTGGTGAGAGGGTTCCTGCGCCAGCTGGGGGGCCACGGCAGGGGGACAGATGTATTGACAGGCTGCTGGCGGGAGGAATGGAAGACGGAGCCCCTGCCATCTGAGCCACAGGGCCGGGAACTTTCTGAGGACCTTCCTTGCCTACGTCCCAACTCCCCCAAAAGACACAGGCCCCTGAAAACAGACAGTCTGGAGAGAGCTGGCAGGGCCCAGAGGAAGGCcgggtgcatgtgtgtgcatgtgtgtgcgtgcatgtgtgggcAGGCGTGTGGCACACGGGTTCACAAGCCCCTAACTCTTCATCAGGCCCCCATGACCTCGCCCCACTGGGAGCCCCGTGGAGTCTGCACTTTGACTCAGGGGATCAGGGGTGTGTTCCCCATGGGACCCTGTGACGAGCACAAGGgacatccctcccctcccccccactgGCCCCCTCGCCCAACCCTCGGCCGGGCACTAGGAGGCAGCCGAGAAGGGTACGGAGTTGGAGATCTCAGCAGACTTGACGATGGTGATGACACTGGTGGTGGCGACCTTGGTGGGTGCAATGGGCCCGCGGGCCACGGTGCGGGCGAAGGTCTGCAGAGCCTCGTACTTGGAACGCAGGGCGTCCAGCTCCAGCTTCATGCTGCTGTTCTCACGCGCCAGCTTCTCCACCTCCTGCTGCAGCTCCACGCGCTgccgctccagctcctccttctgcgTCACCCGCTTGATGCGGCAGCTGGCGGCGTAGCCGCGGTTCTTGAGCGTGCGCCGGCGCTGCTTCAGACGGACCACTTCCTCCTTGGTGAGGCCCCGCAGGTGCTGGTTCAGCTCCCGCACCGACATGGATACCAGCTCATCATCGCTGAGCACCGGGGCGTTCTCGCCCGCCTCCTTCTTGACCTGTGGGGCCACAGCACGGGGTTAGTACCAGGAGTGCAaggggggcggcgggcggggagGACTGGCTGCAGGGACCCCAGGAGACCACTCGGAACACTGCCGTGGACAAGCCTGGCTCCTGGCAGTGCCCCCTCTGCATCCCAGGctggccttcactcctccacCAGGGAATGGGGACGGTCACTGTGGGGTCAATGGACATTGTGCACATGATGTAATGCAGGAAGTTCCCTGATGGGGGCCATTGGCTCCACCCACCATCACCCAGCTACTATTAGCAGCCCAAACTCTGCGAGGCCACAGCCTGCCTGTGTGCTGCCCTCTGCGGATCTCTAGCGCCCGGTGCAGGACTGACGCAGGCAGGGGAGTGACGGGGAGGCATAGCAGCCTATCCTTCCGCACCCCTTGGACCTGGTGGGGCCCAGCCAGGGCCTGGCAGGGCCGGGCTACACTGACCTGCAGGACCTCAGGGGAGGCTTAGAGACGCACAGCCCATAAACGCACCGAGTCCCCTCTCTGGCCATACCCAGCTCTGGGAGACAGGAGACGGCCCGAGGGCACACACTGGCCTCAGAAGCCCAAGGCGCCCTGGGAGGCAGACAGTCAGAGCCAGGCCCGGGAGCTGGAGCACCACCGTTCACATGCGCCCAGCCCGTGGCTCTGCAGGACCAGAAGCCACACTCCCCATGCCTGGGTGCCAGGGTGCTAAGCACATACCGGCCAGCGGGCATCCatcccccccacctccaccctggaGTCATCTCCCTGGACGTCAGAGCCAGCGTCTCCTGAGGCCACAACCCCCGATTCTGTCACCACTTCTCTGGGACACTTCCTTCAGCTAACAGCTCCCACTCGCTTCCAGGTGACAGGGCTTCCTCCTTCACGCTCAGGGTGGTTCTGGGACAGAGAGGCTGCAGGAGCAGAGATGAGGTTGGCCCCCTTACCTTTAACGCCTTGTTTGGTTTGGGGTTAGTCGTCATAACCTGGAACAGGCACCCAGACAGAACTGCTTGGAAATCGTCACTGGAAGATCACAGAACACAGAAATACACGTGGTTAGGTCCCAGCCACATTGGGGACGGGCTGTGCTATTGTGACAAGTGACCCAAAGCAGGGATGTCCCACTGCAGAGATGCTCCAAGGAGGCTCAGCTCGCCTCTCTGTGCCATCCAGTCAGCACCCCAAAAGCAAGGAGGGGCTCAGCCCATCAAGAGGGGATGCCCATGGGGGCACCCTGGCCAGGACCGGGCCTCTGCTTGGCCGTACCCCCCACTTCAGCATCAGCCCAGGGAGCGGCCCGGACCCACCTTGTCCCAGTGCCCGGCAGCCACACGGCTGTCCCACGCTGCCCGCCGGGCCTGTGCTGCAAGCGCCAGCGCCTTGGGGTGACGCCGGGTGTGAGCAGCTGTTGCTTCCTGTTCTGACTCTCCCTCTGAGCTCAGACGTCTGCACCTGTGAGGCACAGGAGGCCACATTTAAGGCCAAAGCGCGCAGCGGCCAAGCCCCCACCCAAGAACAGCTGTGCCCAGCACCTGAGGAGTGCGCCGGCCCCGGGACAGCACCCTGCCCTGGCAAGGGCCCGTCACCCGAGCCAGGCTGCATCCCGAGAAGAAGGGCCCCTTTGGGGAGCCCCTGCCCTTGCCGAGCTCACTCCAACGAGGGACGGGTAGAGTCCCGCGCCCACCCTGGCCCGGCCCCGCCCTCCCGGCAAACCCACCTCCGCAAAGGGCACTGCAGCTGTGACATCACCGCCGCCACCTAGGCTGCCCCACAGCCATGCCCTGAGGCCCAGAGGGTGGGCAGGGGCTCCCTACGCCAGCCAGCCCGGACCACAGAGGTGGGAGCCGCCACAGAGGTGGGAGCCGCCGCCTCACGAGCTCATCGACTGTCTGGCGGGAGTTGTCCCCACAGCCCGCCAGCCCCCCCACGCCCGCCCTTCTCATTTTCGCGTCTGCATTGTGTCACACATTCTAATCATTCATGAAAAAGCCAGCCAAAGCATCCCAAGCATGATTCCCCTCTGATAGTTGCCATGGCGACCCTGGGAAGTAGCCAACCCCTGATGGTCGTCATGGAAACAGAGAAGCCCACAGCAACAATGGCTTCGGGCTGGCGGTGCAGACATCACAGGTTGTGGGACAGTAAACAAACCCTTCATGCCCAGTGGCCCGAGCGGCAGGAGGGGAACTGGCACCAGACTTGCCAGTACACTGTCACCAGCTTCTGGGATTGGGGGCCACTCCCCACGTTCCAAATGCCACATGAGGTGAACTGAGCAGAGAGAACGTCAGAGAAACTGGCCCCAGAGACAGAGCTGCACCAAAGCCTTCATCTGGGGAGTGAGTGAGACTCAGGTGGGTGGTCTCCACCCCGCCCGAAGCCCGGGGGGACCCTCGCCTTAGCACCGCCTGGAACTCCCCCCGCTGGCCCTGCCCCTCACTACCAGAGGCTGCCAACATGACAGAGGTCTCAGCACCTAGGCCTGCAGACCCCCGACTGCCCCTCACATCGTGGCTGCTCTCTCAAACACTAACGATGGATGATGGAGAGCAAGATGGCAGTGGGGCCAAGCTGGTGTGGCCTCCAGGGGCCCTGGGCTCCTCTGCACCCCTCAGAAGGTTACACACGAGTGCCCGAGACAGACACGCAGCAATGAGGGGCAATCTCAGTGTAAGAGCTGCTTCCTGACAGTGGCTTGACCCCCTGGCATCTGGCGGGGGACCAAACGAGCACCCCACAGGGCCGCCCCTCCCTCCAGGTGCTGGGGTCAAAGTCAGGCTGGAGAAGCCACCAGGAGGGCCGGCAGGAGCCAGGCGGCTGGGAGAACCATGAGAAACTTTTCCACGTCGGGTGAGGCGGGGCGGCGGGACAGTTCCAGCTCGCACTCCCAAGCACGTCAGCGCACAGGGCCTGGAGCCGCCAGGGCATAGCTGTGCGGTGAGTCACCAGCTGTTTACAGAGCTGGGAGCTCACATTCCCACAGCCCCAGGCCCCTCCCACCCTGCAAGGACCCGCTGCGCCCGCCTGCCTGCCCGTCCAGTCCCGATGGGAAAGGGAAGGCCCCAGCGAAGGAGGGGCCTGCTCAGACCCCCAACCAGACCCGACAGGGGCTGCTGTGCCTCCCGCATAGTGACGTGCCAGCTCAACCGGGTCCTGGGCTGTGTTCAGAGCAGGGACACCTCCTCTGGGGACCTGCCTGCCATGAATCGCATGGTAGCACACTAAGATAACCAGGATGCACACAGGCCTGGGCCTCAGCACTCTGTAGGCTTGGCCCCCTCCCCTGCACATGAGGGTCTATCGCCCACATCAGCAAGGTCAAGGTTGCCCAGAACAGCCCCATGTCCACAGGCTCTGAGCCCATCTTGCTGGCCCCCCTAGACTTCTGGGGGCCCAGGACCATGGGCAAAGAGCCTTAGCAGAGATGGGAGAAGAGCAGCCCTGGGGTCCCACCTGGGGTCTGAGCAAGAAAGATATCTCTCTCTATGAGAGGTCACCATGGTGGGGCCTGACCTCAAGGAATCGTCTCTAGTTCTCAGACCTTCTGTCCAACGAGAGTGATGTGAGGACTAGAGGAGCGAATGCACGCAGATGCAGAGGTGATGGCTGCCATCGTCTTGAGGCAAAGTTGGGGAGCAATTACCCACAGTAATTGCTGTGGGTCTTAAGCTCCTCTTCTGAAAAATGAGGGGATCGGAACCAAGGGTGCCCACGGTCCTGTCCAGCTCCCAAAGGTTCTCAGCTGGGCCGAGTGGGTGATGCCAGGACAGAGTCCCTGACTTGGGGCTCCGCTCTCAATGCCCAGGCTTTGGGGTCTTCACCAGGGGCCCCCTGAGGAACCAGAGACCGGGAAAGGCAGGGAAAGCCCAGGCAGGACACCATCACACAGCTCTGTGCTTATAACCACGACCCCCACCGCCTTGGGCAGACCAGATCTGGCTTCTGCCCCTTCAGGGACCCGCTCTGCTGGGAAGTCTCCACCAACTGCTGGAAGAGGCACTGGCTGCCCGCCTCGCAAGAGACTCATCGGAGACCCATCAGTGATGGGGTCCAAGTGGGCCTGGCACCGGGGGCAGAGAGCCCTTCTTTGTGAACTCAGGTCCGGGACCGGAACAGCACTGTCACTTATCTCTACCCACAAAACACGTAGTATTGACCTAAAGTCACTTCAACCATTAGAAAAATGAACTTGCTTTTGGAATGAGGTTCAGAGGACAGTTTTGGATGTGTGAAAAAAGAGTGGGTAAACCAAGTGATTTTAAAACAACTGTCCTAAAATGGGTATTTGTAAACCGTGGAACCTCAGGCAACCTCAACGGCCACCAGAGCGCACACAGGAAGAACTGTTTTCTGAGACGGGCCGGAACCCAGCTGGGGTTAGACTGCAGCCTGGAGCGGTCAGGCCAGGCGGGCACCCGTCGGCTGCAGGAAGGCCCCGGAGAAGCCAGCTTCCCCTGCTATCAAGGGTCTAACGCCAGCATTATTGCATCAGCAACTGTCACCACCAAAAACGCTTCTCCAATAGCTTCACACGAGGATGCTCCCGGCGAGCTGTCCCACGTCCTCAGGCTGACAAGACTTAGCAACACCAGGCACAGCGAGCCCGCGCTCCCCGGGGCTTTCTGAATTCTACTGAAGTCACCTGAGAAGTTCGGCGGCCCGTGCCAGCCCAGCATCCGGAACGGCGGGTCTGCACGTCCGCTGCGTGTGCCCGCTCCCCCATCTGAGAGTAACCATGCTTGTCTCCCTCAGCCCGGAGGAGCTGCTGGTCAAGCGTGCGCAGTCAGCACTTAGAACATGGAACACCTTAGGCGACTGGTTTTCTAACTGAAGAGGTTGGTTTTCAACCCAGAAACTTCATTCTGATGTACGTCTAAACAAGCTTAACAGGAAAGATCATTTCctctgaaagaaaaggaaacacccGAGCAGCCTAGATGGAGTCAGCTCCGGTGACTGCATAGTTTGGAATAAATTAGGGAGCTAGGGGCACCCCTCCCCTTCCGGGCCCCATAAAGAACAGGGCAGGGCGACTCCGCCCAGGGGAGCTGGCATTGCATCCCTGAGCatcctggagggcagggcaggtAGCCCAGCTTCTACAGTCTGGGACTGCCCTTCCAGAAGGCAGGTGCGCCCGAGGCCAGGATCTCGGATCCCTTCTGGGTCACTTTTTACTTTCCACCTCCCAGCAAACATCTACTGCTTGGCCACTGCTTGGCCTTAGCTGGTCTGGGAGACTCACAGCCCTAGTTGTCCCCCTGCATGCTCCTGCCCTCgctgggctgggcccaggatcagggcctgggggaggggggttTCTCCATCAATAAAGCCAGGTGGCTGATGGGAGCAATGGCCCCACCCCAGGGGCCCTAGGTTGAGATTATCTCAGAGAAAAGGAGGTTTGTGTGTTTCAAAGGGCTCCAATTCTGACTTAAACAACTATCTCGACTAGCCCGCTTGTCTTGACTGTGAGCTGCATGCGGGCAGGAAGCTGAATCTCTGGCACCTGTTCCCGTTGGGTGTGGGTGAGGGCGGCTGCCACTCCTGGGCCTGCCCCACTCAGCCTTCCAGCAACTGATAAGGATGGGGCACCCCTTCCATTCCCGTTCTCCCAGGTCCCCAAGGATGCCAGAGTTGGGAACAGGCAGGGGTAGGAGGGATTCTGTCCTAGAGGAGCAGGTTCCCACTCCAGGCCGAAGAGCAGCAACCGCCTCACCCTGACAGATGCAAACCCCAAAGCCAGAAGCACCTTGATGGGGCTGCCTCTTCTCTGGGGGGCTGGGAGCCTTTCACAGGTGACCCAAAGCTGAGCGCCCCTCcagctgcccaccacataggggGCAGACACAGCAGGCACCTGACAAGCACGTGCTGAGTCGTCGTCCCACAATGAGCTGTTGCCTCGCCAATTGAAGACAGACCCCGGAACCAGGAGAGCTCTCCACCACCCTGCCTGCCTCCGGACAAAGGACTTCCGCTGAtgtccccaccccagctcccctcaACGTGGGGTGTGGCCCACAGTGCCTCACTGGGCACCCCACTGGCCCGGCCCACACCCAGCCTGCAGGCTGGCCCTGGCTGGCCACCCTCAG is a genomic window containing:
- the MAFK gene encoding transcription factor MafK, encoding MTTNPKPNKALKVKKEAGENAPVLSDDELVSMSVRELNQHLRGLTKEEVVRLKQRRRTLKNRGYAASCRIKRVTQKEELERQRVELQQEVEKLARENSSMKLELDALRSKYEALQTFARTVARGPIAPTKVATTSVITIVKSAEISNSVPFSAAS